The sequence GTGCAGAATTGGGTACAAATAGTGGATTTTATCAGTGCACGGCCTGATGAAAGCCTGACGTTGCAGGTAGAGCGACAAGGTGGTCTAAGTGACATACAGGTTCAGGCCGGGCGTCGGGAGATAAATGGTGAATCTCAGGGATATCTGGGGATCGTGCCCCGTTCTGAGCCCTGGCCGGATAGCTACCGGATAACCAGACAGTTTGGCCCGGTGGGCGCCCTGGTGGAAGGTGCCGATAAAACCTGGCGCTTAATGGTGCTCAGTGTTGAGATGATAGGCAAGCTGATTAGCGGAGATGTGTCAGTAAAAAATTTGAGTGGCCCTATCTCCATAGCTCAGGGAGCAGGTGTCAGTGCTGGTTATGGGTTGGTGTATTTTTTAAGCTTTCTGGCTTTGATCAGCGTTAACCTCGGTATTATTAATCTTTTACCCTTGCCGGTACTTGATGGTGGACACCTGCTTTACTATTTTATTGAACTTTTGACGGGCCGTCCTGTGCCTGAAGGGGTGCAGGAAGTCGGGTTTCGTATAGGTGGCGCACTGTTGTTGCTGTTAATGTCAGTAGCAATTTTTAATGATATCGCTCGCTTGTAGACTAATAACAATATGGGCTTTTCGCGAATCCCAGCAGTTTGGATGAATATTTTTTGATGAAGTTGAAACAGTTAGTTGTTGCCGGATTGATGCTATCCGGAGCCTTTTTTGCGTCGGCAGAAAACGCCAGCGAATTCGTGGTGGAAGATATAAAAATTGAAGGTCTGCAGCGGGTAGCACTTGGTGCAGCCCTGACCTACCTGCCGGTTAATGTGGGTGATAAACTGAACTCCTTCCGGATATCTCAGTTGATTCGATCTCTTTATGATTCGACTCATTTCGAGAGTATCAAAGTGCTCAGAGATGGTGGCACTCTGGTTATACAGGTGCGTGAGCGGGCCACTATCAGCCGGATTAATTTTGAAGGTAATAAAGACATCAAGGACGAGCAGCTTCAGCAAAGTCTTGAAGAGAGCGATATCCGTGTCGGTGAGCCGCTGGACAAGACGGTACTGACCTCGATTGAGAATGGTCTGAAAGATTTCTATTACAGCATCGGTAAATACAACGCCGATGTCAGCGCTATCGTGACGCCGTTGCCCCGTAACCGGGTTGACCTCAAATTGTTATTTGAAGAGGGTGATGCGGCCGATATCAAGCAGATCAACATTGTCGGTAATGAAGTATTCAGCGATGCGGAACTGCTGGAACAAATCGAACTGCGCTTTGACACGCCCTGGTGGGACTTTTTATCAGAAACCCGTTATCAGAAACAAAAGCTGACGGGTGATATGGAAACGCTCGAGAGTTACTATAAAGACCGGGGGTATCTGCGCTATAGCCTGGACTCCACACAGGTGTCTATGACGCCGGATAAATCTGGTATCTATATCACTCTGAATATGGATGAGGGCGAGCAATATACTATCTCAGAGGTGGAGCTTATCGGTGATTTGCTTGGCCAGGAAGAAGCCATCAGCCGGATTCTGCCTCTCTCCGAAGGCAAAATGTATAACCTGGCGGAAGTCACTTACACAGAAGAGTTTCTCAGTAAGTACCTTGGGCGTTTCGGTTATGCTTTTCCCGAAGTGACCACCATCCCTGAAATTAATGATGAAGATAAGACCGTTAAGCTGACCTTGTCTGTGGATCCGGGTAAACGTATTTATGTCAGACGCATCAATTTCAGTGGCAATGATGTCACTGCCGATGAAGTACTGCGCCGTGAAGTGAGACAGATGGAAGGTGCCTGGTTGTCGAATACGGCGCTCGAGACTTCCAAAGCCCGTATGTCAAGACTGACTTACATGGAAGAGGTCGACTTTGAAACGGTGCGCCTGCCCGGTGAAGAAGACAAGGTGGATGTGAACTTCAAGGTCAAGGAGCAGCCGTCCGGTTCCTTCAATGCCGGTATCGGTTACGGCGATCGCACTAAACTCAGTCTGCAGGCCGGTATTCAGCAGGATAACTTCCTCGGCACAGGCAAAAGACTGGGTCTTAATCTGAATACGGTTTCTTACCAGCAAAGCGCGACCATTTCCTACACGGATCCCTACTTTACCATTGATGGTATCAGCCTCGGTGGCACCCTGTTTTATTCAGAATTCGATGCCGGTAACGCCAACCTGGTGCAGTACAATAATAAATCCTGGGGTTTAGGCGCTAATTTCGGTTATCCGGTGGATGAATATAACCGTCTGAATTTCGGCGTAACCTACAAATATAACAAGATCTCGCAACTGCAAACCTATGATCAAATCAGAAATTTTTATGACATGTTTGCCGACCCTAACGATCCGGATGCCGGCATCCAGTTTAATACCTATGAATTCAGTGCAGGATGGAGCCGCAGTACACTGAACCGTGGTGTGTTCCCGACAGCAGGTTCATCTCAGCGGGCAACGGCAAAGATTACTGCCCCCTTTTCTGATGTGGACTACTTCAAGATTAATTTTGATACCAAGTTCTACTTCCCATTGTCGAGAGACCAGCGCTGGTCGTTCCTGGCAAGATTGGAAGCGGGCTACGGTAACGGCTACGGTGACCTGGACGGCAACGATCAGATTTTGCCATTCTGGGATAATTTCAGGGCTGGCGGTAGTGATTCACTGCGTGGTTTCGAAAATAATACGGTAGGACCAAGACCCATTTATCGCCGCCCCAGTACTATTACCGCCCCTGATGGCAGTCAGATTCCGCTTGGCCCTAATGCTGATACCATAACCGATACCACCAGACTGCGTGCCATTGGTGGTAATGCCATGGTGCTCGGAGGCGTGGAATTAATTGTACCCACACCATTTCTGGATGAAGAGCTGGATAATTCTGTGCGTACCAGTCTGTTTGTGGACGTAGGGAATGTATGGGACACTGAATTCAGAGTAGAAAATTATGATGGACTGGCGGAATCGGAACGCAACAAGATTGCCGATTATTCCGATATCGGTCGTTTCCGCGCCTCTGCGGGCCTGTCGGTGCAGTGGCTGTCTCCCATGGGGCCGATGATTTTCAGCTTTTCCCGTATCCTCAAAGAAGA comes from Lacimicrobium alkaliphilum and encodes:
- the bamA gene encoding outer membrane protein assembly factor BamA, translating into MKLKQLVVAGLMLSGAFFASAENASEFVVEDIKIEGLQRVALGAALTYLPVNVGDKLNSFRISQLIRSLYDSTHFESIKVLRDGGTLVIQVRERATISRINFEGNKDIKDEQLQQSLEESDIRVGEPLDKTVLTSIENGLKDFYYSIGKYNADVSAIVTPLPRNRVDLKLLFEEGDAADIKQINIVGNEVFSDAELLEQIELRFDTPWWDFLSETRYQKQKLTGDMETLESYYKDRGYLRYSLDSTQVSMTPDKSGIYITLNMDEGEQYTISEVELIGDLLGQEEAISRILPLSEGKMYNLAEVTYTEEFLSKYLGRFGYAFPEVTTIPEINDEDKTVKLTLSVDPGKRIYVRRINFSGNDVTADEVLRREVRQMEGAWLSNTALETSKARMSRLTYMEEVDFETVRLPGEEDKVDVNFKVKEQPSGSFNAGIGYGDRTKLSLQAGIQQDNFLGTGKRLGLNLNTVSYQQSATISYTDPYFTIDGISLGGTLFYSEFDAGNANLVQYNNKSWGLGANFGYPVDEYNRLNFGVTYKYNKISQLQTYDQIRNFYDMFADPNDPDAGIQFNTYEFSAGWSRSTLNRGVFPTAGSSQRATAKITAPFSDVDYFKINFDTKFYFPLSRDQRWSFLARLEAGYGNGYGDLDGNDQILPFWDNFRAGGSDSLRGFENNTVGPRPIYRRPSTITAPDGSQIPLGPNADTITDTTRLRAIGGNAMVLGGVELIVPTPFLDEELDNSVRTSLFVDVGNVWDTEFRVENYDGLAESERNKIADYSDIGRFRASAGLSVQWLSPMGPMIFSFSRILKEEDGDESRFFSFNIGQTF